The following coding sequences are from one Cenarchaeum symbiosum A window:
- a CDS encoding thiamine biosynthesis protein (COG0422): MSTQMASARRGVATDEMKRVAQDEDVTLEWLLPKMAQGSIIIPHNVERKEKVHRVGIGTGLKTKVNVNIGTSTLNVNPDEEAEKARTAVKYHADTIMDLSDGGPVAEIRRRLLTEAPITFGTVPIYEAYSRGVEEHHNPLLITEDDFISAFENNAKDGVDYTTIHSGITKEIAERIMKVKRHGGVVSKGGTITAAWMLKHNKENPYYSNYDYLIEIARKYDVTFSLGDALRPGSILDSHDELQVQEMINIARLTKRAHESDVQVMVEGPGHVPLDQVAANVKLAKSLIGAVPYYVLGPLVTDIASGHDHIASAIGAAVSAAEGVDLLCYLTPSEHLALPNAEEVKAGLIAYRIAAHAGDLVKLRDKAIKWDIKMAEARRTLDWESQLALSIDPEEAARIHTRTGQHPGNGVPCTMCGSACVYIMLPKQREYDESADKPQEKPLQARDGSKP; the protein is encoded by the coding sequence ATGAGTACGCAGATGGCCTCCGCCAGGCGCGGGGTAGCCACAGACGAGATGAAGAGGGTGGCACAGGACGAGGACGTCACCCTGGAATGGCTCCTCCCCAAGATGGCCCAGGGGTCCATCATAATCCCCCATAATGTAGAGAGAAAAGAAAAGGTCCACCGGGTCGGCATAGGGACCGGCCTCAAGACAAAAGTCAACGTGAACATCGGCACCTCCACCCTCAACGTAAACCCCGACGAAGAGGCTGAAAAGGCCAGGACCGCTGTAAAGTATCACGCCGATACCATAATGGATCTGAGCGACGGCGGGCCAGTAGCGGAGATTCGCAGAAGGCTGCTCACAGAGGCGCCCATAACATTCGGGACAGTCCCGATATACGAGGCATACAGCAGGGGCGTAGAGGAGCACCACAACCCGCTGCTAATAACTGAAGATGACTTTATATCCGCCTTTGAGAACAATGCAAAAGACGGCGTCGACTATACCACCATACACTCGGGGATAACAAAAGAGATAGCCGAGAGGATAATGAAGGTAAAGCGCCACGGCGGCGTAGTCAGCAAGGGGGGAACAATTACCGCCGCATGGATGCTAAAGCACAACAAAGAGAACCCGTACTATTCCAACTATGACTATCTCATAGAGATTGCTAGAAAGTACGATGTGACATTCAGCCTTGGAGACGCGCTCAGGCCAGGCTCCATACTGGACTCCCATGACGAGCTCCAGGTGCAGGAGATGATCAACATAGCCAGGCTGACAAAGAGGGCGCACGAATCCGACGTGCAGGTAATGGTGGAGGGCCCCGGCCATGTACCGCTAGACCAGGTGGCCGCCAACGTAAAGCTTGCAAAATCCCTCATAGGGGCAGTCCCGTATTACGTGCTGGGCCCGCTGGTCACAGATATCGCATCGGGCCACGACCACATAGCTAGCGCCATAGGGGCGGCAGTATCGGCGGCAGAAGGTGTGGATCTTTTATGCTATCTTACACCCTCGGAACACCTGGCCCTGCCCAACGCAGAAGAGGTAAAGGCGGGCCTCATCGCATACAGGATAGCTGCCCATGCGGGAGACCTCGTAAAGCTAAGGGACAAGGCGATAAAGTGGGACATCAAGATGGCAGAAGCGCGGCGCACACTCGACTGGGAATCGCAGCTGGCCCTGTCGATAGACCCTGAGGAAGCCGCCCGCATACACACAAGGACAGGGCAGCACCCGGGCAACGGCGTCCCCTGTACAATGTGCGGGAGCGCCTGCGTCTACATCATGCTGCCAAAACAGCGCGAATACGACGAATCAGCCGACAAGCCCCAGGAGAAGCCCCTGCAGGCCAGGGACGGTAGCAAGCCCTGA
- a CDS encoding small membrane protein, whose amino-acid sequence MLVPLLIISEFVFYEPYLIGHVPAGTELSLVLIVVLAGLSGLIIPMNIHRMRMLGASRKSGSWRFSGSVVGAMAGACGCGPVGFALFSTFGSVGAAASAFLTNYEVPIRAAAIAVLLLAYFTTVKSLKTECKTAS is encoded by the coding sequence ATGCTTGTGCCCCTGCTGATAATATCCGAGTTTGTCTTTTACGAGCCGTATCTGATAGGGCATGTGCCGGCAGGTACCGAGCTCAGCCTTGTATTGATAGTCGTGCTGGCGGGACTCTCCGGGCTTATCATACCGATGAACATACACAGGATGAGGATGCTTGGCGCGTCAAGGAAGAGCGGTTCCTGGAGGTTCTCTGGATCGGTGGTCGGCGCGATGGCCGGCGCGTGCGGCTGCGGGCCCGTGGGCTTTGCATTGTTTTCAACATTTGGCAGCGTGGGCGCGGCAGCGTCTGCATTTCTTACAAACTATGAGGTGCCCATACGGGCTGCAGCCATAGCCGTGCTGCTGCTTGCCTACTTTACCACGGTAAAATCACTGAAGACAGAGTGCAAGACGGCAAGCTAG
- a CDS encoding hydroxymethylpyrimidine phosphate kinase (COG1992), whose protein sequence is MAKRAAPYVLTVAGSDPSSGAGIQGDLGTISRMGCTGLSVITAITAQNSSGFTGAEPVPTSMVALQMQAVLSDYDVSAVKVGMVLTVPVIRAVSRGLEELDVPVVLDPVMHSTTGGRLLDDAALPALSKHLVSRADVVTPNASELAVLSGMKAGTAVQARTAATKLLDRGAGAVAVTGLAGRGKIYDQVVTSKEHFEVSGRRIRGESHGGGCAYSAAMAASLARGMGLKAAAREAAEHSRRSIASTRSGRGLPTVSHGPRDRIEEELQESIGDFVLDDNAWRHIPECQTNFVYSKERPRSISGILGVEGRIVRCGNRAVMAGRLEYGGSRHVAAAVLEAGRAHPSIRSAANIRYDIRTIKIMKKKGMMVLSYDRTSEPASSKSREGSSVRWGVRAALAGSRDIPDAIYHTGDHGKEPMIIIFGKKPSDVMDKIRAILT, encoded by the coding sequence ATGGCAAAACGCGCCGCCCCGTACGTGCTCACCGTAGCGGGCTCCGACCCGTCGTCTGGCGCCGGCATACAGGGCGACCTTGGGACAATATCCCGGATGGGCTGCACGGGGCTTTCTGTAATAACTGCAATAACGGCCCAGAACTCGTCAGGGTTCACAGGCGCCGAGCCCGTGCCCACCAGTATGGTCGCATTGCAAATGCAGGCGGTCCTCTCCGATTATGATGTATCCGCGGTAAAGGTGGGCATGGTGCTCACGGTCCCAGTCATAAGGGCCGTATCTAGAGGGTTGGAAGAACTTGATGTTCCCGTGGTGCTCGACCCTGTAATGCACTCGACTACCGGCGGCAGGCTGCTCGATGATGCAGCGCTCCCTGCACTTTCTAAACATCTAGTTTCCAGGGCTGATGTGGTGACCCCCAATGCGTCAGAGCTTGCTGTACTGTCCGGCATGAAGGCGGGCACGGCGGTCCAGGCTCGAACAGCAGCAACAAAACTGCTGGACAGGGGCGCCGGGGCGGTGGCGGTCACGGGCCTGGCCGGACGGGGCAAGATATACGACCAGGTGGTCACATCAAAAGAGCACTTTGAGGTATCCGGCAGGAGGATAAGGGGCGAGAGCCACGGGGGCGGGTGCGCCTATTCTGCTGCAATGGCGGCATCGCTCGCACGAGGAATGGGCCTCAAGGCAGCAGCCCGGGAGGCGGCCGAGCATTCAAGGCGCTCCATAGCATCGACAAGATCCGGCAGGGGCCTGCCTACGGTCTCGCACGGCCCCCGGGACAGAATAGAGGAGGAGCTGCAGGAATCCATTGGCGACTTTGTCCTCGATGATAACGCATGGAGGCACATACCCGAATGCCAGACAAACTTTGTCTATTCCAAAGAGCGCCCTAGATCCATATCCGGAATACTCGGAGTCGAGGGCCGTATAGTCCGGTGTGGGAACAGGGCGGTTATGGCGGGCAGGCTTGAGTACGGCGGCTCGAGGCACGTTGCAGCAGCAGTCCTAGAGGCAGGCAGGGCCCATCCCTCGATACGGTCTGCCGCCAACATCAGGTACGATATACGCACGATAAAGATCATGAAGAAAAAGGGCATGATGGTCCTCTCGTACGATAGAACAAGCGAGCCTGCATCCTCAAAGTCCAGGGAGGGATCGTCTGTCCGCTGGGGGGTGCGCGCGGCGCTGGCAGGATCCCGGGATATTCCGGATGCGATCTATCACACAGGCGATCACGGCAAAGAGCCCATGATTATAATATTTGGAAAAAAGCCATCCGATGTAATGGACAAGATACGCGCGATACTGACCTAG
- a CDS encoding HD superfamily hydrolase (COG1896) — protein MIEDFFKAAALLKTVPRQGWIEKTGIANPESVADHSYSASVISMVFGDMLGLDADKMVRMSLLHDLAETVTSDITPEKMEGHDKQELENKVMLGILSTLPAALQERYLGIWDEFSAGKSPESRLFHEIDKLEMAIQATAYSGQYPGRSFAPFVQSADSVIQTPELRKIFLSITGGMQTAVADKVLAKSGGAPEDGPVDKDVVIEVQRQVIGVLFEVIKRFQENNGLDDEYFKIISSGRAGTEQKRLDEITKKRKDNALVVDKLLSQLE, from the coding sequence TTGATCGAGGACTTTTTCAAGGCAGCCGCCCTGCTCAAGACCGTACCGAGGCAGGGCTGGATAGAAAAGACCGGCATAGCTAATCCTGAATCCGTGGCCGACCACTCCTATTCCGCCTCGGTGATCTCGATGGTATTCGGGGACATGCTGGGGCTTGACGCAGACAAGATGGTGCGCATGTCACTTTTGCACGATCTTGCAGAGACCGTCACAAGTGATATCACCCCGGAAAAAATGGAGGGGCACGACAAACAAGAGCTCGAGAACAAGGTCATGCTCGGCATACTGTCCACCCTCCCTGCCGCCCTTCAGGAGCGATACCTCGGTATATGGGACGAGTTCTCTGCCGGCAAGTCGCCTGAATCAAGGCTGTTCCACGAGATAGACAAGCTCGAGATGGCCATACAGGCTACGGCCTATTCCGGGCAGTATCCAGGCAGGAGCTTTGCACCGTTTGTACAGTCGGCCGATTCTGTCATACAAACGCCTGAGCTGAGGAAGATATTTTTGTCCATAACTGGGGGCATGCAGACAGCCGTTGCAGACAAGGTCCTGGCAAAGAGCGGGGGCGCGCCAGAAGACGGACCCGTTGACAAGGACGTGGTAATAGAGGTGCAAAGGCAGGTCATAGGGGTACTATTCGAGGTGATAAAGCGATTTCAAGAGAACAACGGCCTTGATGACGAGTACTTTAAGATAATATCCTCGGGCAGGGCCGGTACAGAACAGAAGAGGCTCGACGAGATAACCAAGAAGAGAAAGGACAATGCGCTCGTGGTGGACAAGCTGCTCTCGCAGCTGGAATAG
- a CDS encoding protein-disulfide isomerase (COG1651), whose amino-acid sequence MKKAVIGGIAAAVIIGIAVAGVSMSGQGAAGMIDTSNGSPVVGNADAPITIVEFGDYQCHQCYNWFHNTKPGITEEYIETGMVKFVFVDMAFLGRDSLPASVAAYCAGDQGMYWEYHDMLYTLQDPQIDSGWASRERLKAFAFDLGLDPGVFDGCLDSNKHQGRVQSNVAEAREFGVSGTPTFAIIFEDGRTETIVGAQPFSVFKNVLDSTV is encoded by the coding sequence ATGAAGAAGGCAGTCATAGGGGGCATTGCAGCAGCCGTCATCATAGGGATCGCAGTAGCAGGCGTGTCCATGTCCGGGCAAGGCGCTGCCGGCATGATAGACACCTCGAATGGCTCGCCCGTAGTGGGGAATGCCGATGCGCCCATTACAATAGTAGAGTTTGGCGACTACCAGTGCCACCAGTGCTACAACTGGTTCCATAATACAAAGCCCGGGATAACTGAAGAATACATAGAGACGGGCATGGTAAAGTTTGTCTTTGTCGACATGGCGTTTCTCGGACGGGACTCGCTCCCGGCGTCCGTGGCGGCGTACTGTGCGGGCGACCAGGGGATGTACTGGGAATACCACGACATGCTGTACACCCTGCAGGACCCCCAGATAGACAGCGGATGGGCCTCGAGGGAGAGGCTCAAGGCGTTTGCGTTCGACCTTGGGCTCGATCCGGGCGTCTTTGATGGCTGCCTTGACTCCAACAAGCACCAGGGGCGCGTCCAGTCGAACGTGGCGGAAGCCAGGGAGTTCGGGGTATCTGGCACGCCCACCTTTGCGATAATATTCGAGGACGGCCGCACAGAGACGATAGTGGGCGCGCAGCCGTTTTCCGTGTTCAAAAACGTCCTAGACTCGACGGTGTGA
- a CDS encoding 3-hydroxyisobutyrate dehydrogenase (COG2084), with protein sequence MLGTGIGLRLLKTGINVIAYNRTADKTKALEDAGARIAKSPGEAAGLSDTVITCVTDADALEQVSFGENGIAQGAHKDLVLCDMSTINPEGAVSISKKLADAGIRMVDAPVMGGPGAAMRGELVIMASGDKGAYEERRGILGAVSRKMFYLGGSGTAYSIKLAMNLQIAMLAISLSEGITLARGASVDPHKFLEVLNSTYFNTGMSNNKAYKMIEGSFEPSFLLRNLKKDLHTINDHAESSRLKLPLSTLAEEVYSEAVKGGFGDLDYTGILAYLKESTRLK encoded by the coding sequence ATGCTGGGAACCGGCATCGGCTTGCGCCTCCTAAAGACTGGCATCAACGTTATAGCATACAACAGGACCGCCGATAAGACCAAGGCCCTCGAAGACGCGGGCGCCCGCATAGCAAAGAGCCCCGGGGAAGCAGCAGGCCTCTCTGATACGGTGATAACCTGCGTGACAGACGCCGATGCCCTCGAACAGGTCTCATTCGGGGAGAACGGCATAGCACAGGGGGCACACAAAGATCTCGTATTATGTGATATGAGCACGATAAACCCGGAAGGGGCCGTCTCTATCTCCAAAAAGCTCGCAGATGCAGGAATCCGCATGGTAGACGCGCCGGTCATGGGGGGACCTGGCGCCGCCATGCGGGGGGAGCTTGTGATAATGGCCTCTGGCGACAAGGGGGCCTATGAGGAGAGAAGGGGCATACTCGGGGCGGTCTCGCGCAAGATGTTCTATCTTGGGGGCAGCGGCACTGCATATTCGATAAAGCTTGCCATGAACCTGCAGATAGCAATGCTTGCCATATCGCTCTCCGAGGGGATAACGCTTGCACGCGGAGCATCTGTCGACCCGCACAAGTTTCTAGAGGTGCTCAATTCGACCTACTTTAACACCGGCATGAGCAACAACAAGGCGTACAAGATGATAGAGGGCAGCTTTGAGCCGTCATTTTTGCTGCGCAACCTGAAAAAGGACCTCCATACGATAAACGACCACGCAGAGTCATCCCGGCTGAAGCTGCCACTCAGCACGCTGGCAGAGGAGGTCTATAGTGAGGCCGTAAAGGGGGGCTTTGGCGATCTGGACTATACCGGTATACTAGCATACCTAAAGGAATCCACGCGGCTCAAATGA
- a CDS encoding conserved hypothetical protein (COG2096), translating into MNTASAVSASVSEIQYCELNIYGKILCDAVKIYTKTGDDGTTGLQGGRRVPKSDPRISAYGGVDEINSLLGVVLSHGLEGDIESIMARIQNELFVTGADLSNPNLEDGKNRVTEQMVKRLEDDIDMLEEKLEPLTSFILPGGDVAAAFIHLARTAARRAETLVVILEEKEKINPWCRIYLNRLADILFVMARIRNSQQDCPDVPWVP; encoded by the coding sequence ATGAATACAGCATCAGCAGTCTCCGCAAGTGTATCGGAGATCCAGTACTGTGAACTGAATATATACGGCAAGATACTGTGTGATGCAGTGAAGATATACACAAAAACAGGCGACGACGGGACTACCGGCCTGCAGGGCGGCAGGCGCGTCCCAAAGTCAGACCCCCGCATATCCGCGTATGGCGGCGTAGACGAGATAAACTCGTTATTGGGCGTGGTGCTCTCACACGGGCTTGAAGGGGACATCGAGAGCATCATGGCCAGGATACAAAACGAGCTCTTTGTAACCGGCGCCGACCTCTCCAATCCAAACCTCGAAGACGGCAAGAACCGGGTCACCGAACAGATGGTAAAGAGACTCGAAGATGACATAGACATGCTCGAGGAAAAGCTCGAGCCACTGACGAGCTTTATACTTCCCGGCGGGGATGTCGCTGCCGCATTCATACACCTTGCAAGGACTGCGGCAAGGCGGGCAGAAACCCTGGTTGTAATACTGGAGGAAAAGGAGAAGATCAACCCCTGGTGCCGTATATACCTCAACAGGCTGGCAGACATATTGTTCGTAATGGCTAGGATCCGCAACAGCCAGCAGGACTGCCCCGACGTGCCCTGGGTTCCATAG